The following proteins are co-located in the Flectobacillus major DSM 103 genome:
- the htpG gene encoding molecular chaperone HtpG, which translates to MQEKGNISIHTENIFPIIKKFLYSDHEIFLRELVSNAVDASQKLKRLSAIGEYAGELGELKVKVNLNKDEKTITISDSGIGMTADEVKKYINQIAFSGATEFIEKYKDKGDEKAIIGHFGLGFYSAFMVAERVDIISKSFKEGSQAIKWTCDGSTEFELSEGTREDRGTDIVLHIAEDSLEFLENFRLQQILDKYCKFLPIEIEFEEKTINNPNPIWAKAPSELTDEDYLKFYEELYPMSEKPLFWIHLNVDYPFNLTGILYFPKVKNELQLQREKIQLYSRQVFITDEVKDVVPEFLMLLHGVIDSPDIPLNVSRSFLQADSNVKKINSYITRKVAEKLSDLFKNDRAGFEEKFENIGLFVKYGMISDEKFYDKAKDFCLLQSTTGKYYTFNEYAEFAQENQKDKNDEVVYLYATDIKAQDGYIQSATKRGYDVLKLDLVLDGHFINMLETKLVKTSLKRVDADTIEKLIDKGITLEAVLSDSQKEDVKKVFEEVINDKTKSVQVEAMSVDELPAIVTQNEFMRRMSDMSRVGGGGMGMFGAMPNNYVIAINANHPSISKILQTTESDEQKRLAKQVYDLALLSQNLLTGADLTAFIQRTAQGL; encoded by the coding sequence ATGCAAGAGAAAGGTAATATCTCGATTCATACCGAGAACATTTTTCCGATTATTAAAAAGTTCCTCTATTCTGACCATGAAATCTTTCTTCGTGAATTAGTTTCTAATGCTGTCGATGCTTCTCAAAAACTCAAACGCCTTTCGGCTATTGGCGAATATGCTGGCGAATTGGGCGAATTAAAAGTTAAAGTTAACCTCAATAAAGACGAAAAAACTATTACTATTTCAGATTCGGGAATAGGTATGACCGCCGATGAGGTAAAAAAATATATCAACCAAATTGCATTCTCTGGTGCAACCGAATTCATTGAAAAGTACAAAGATAAAGGCGACGAAAAAGCTATTATTGGACACTTTGGACTAGGGTTTTATTCGGCATTTATGGTAGCTGAACGAGTGGATATTATTTCCAAATCGTTTAAAGAAGGTAGCCAAGCTATCAAATGGACTTGCGATGGATCTACCGAATTTGAATTGTCGGAAGGTACTCGTGAAGACCGAGGTACTGACATTGTTCTGCATATTGCCGAAGATTCACTAGAGTTCCTCGAAAACTTCAGATTACAGCAAATTCTTGATAAATACTGTAAATTCCTCCCTATCGAAATCGAATTTGAGGAGAAAACTATCAATAATCCTAATCCAATTTGGGCCAAAGCTCCTTCTGAATTAACGGATGAAGATTATCTGAAATTCTACGAAGAGCTGTACCCGATGTCGGAAAAACCGTTGTTCTGGATTCATCTCAATGTTGACTACCCTTTCAACTTAACAGGTATTCTTTACTTCCCTAAAGTAAAAAATGAACTTCAGCTTCAACGTGAAAAAATCCAATTATATAGCCGTCAAGTATTTATTACCGACGAGGTAAAAGATGTTGTTCCAGAATTCTTGATGTTGTTACATGGTGTGATTGATTCACCAGATATTCCTTTGAACGTTTCGAGAAGCTTCTTGCAGGCTGATTCAAATGTGAAAAAAATCAACAGTTATATTACTAGAAAAGTAGCTGAAAAATTGAGCGACTTATTCAAAAATGATAGAGCTGGATTTGAGGAGAAATTTGAAAATATTGGCCTTTTTGTGAAATATGGTATGATTTCAGACGAAAAGTTCTATGACAAAGCCAAAGATTTCTGTTTGTTGCAAAGTACTACAGGTAAGTATTATACTTTTAATGAATACGCTGAGTTTGCTCAGGAAAACCAGAAAGATAAAAACGACGAGGTGGTATATTTGTATGCTACCGACATCAAGGCTCAGGATGGCTACATTCAATCTGCTACTAAAAGAGGCTATGATGTACTGAAGCTTGACCTCGTTTTGGATGGCCATTTTATCAATATGTTAGAAACCAAGTTGGTAAAAACAAGCCTAAAACGTGTAGATGCCGATACAATTGAAAAGCTTATCGATAAAGGGATTACCCTTGAAGCTGTATTATCTGATAGCCAAAAAGAAGACGTGAAAAAGGTATTTGAAGAGGTTATCAATGATAAAACCAAATCAGTACAGGTAGAAGCTATGTCGGTAGATGAACTCCCTGCAATTGTTACACAAAATGAGTTTATGCGTCGTATGAGCGACATGTCTCGTGTTGGTGGCGGTGGCATGGGTATGTTTGGTGCAATGCCAAACAACTATGTAATTGCGATTAATGCCAACCACCCATCTATTAGCAAAATTTTGCAAACAACAGAGTCCGACGAGCAAAAACGTTTGGCTAAACAAGTGTACGATTTGGCGTTGTTATCTCAAAATTTATTGACTGGTGCCGACCTTACCGCATTTATTCAACGCACTGCACAAGGCTTGTAA